AATGCTTTGGAAAATTTTAAGAACAGATTTGGGAAATTTGTTATcaataaattatacaataacaaaataaatgtacacTTGGCAGTTCTCTCTAACTTTATTCTTACTTACGTTACTTCAATGAGAATAAACAATGACAAATGTTCTGCtcgccaaataaaaaaaaagaatgatgtTCTACTTCTgagaatttataattttaaaaacatgttAAATCATCAAAATTCAGACCCTGCTAATATTTACATTCAAACAAATGAATCCCTGAGCATATTTACTTATCCAATGACTGCAAAACATGATATTTTGAAACTATTTACTTTGCTTCCTTTACATTAACTACAATTCAATATCACCACCCTCTTCAATCAACTCGCCTGTTGCAGGTACCATGACCGGAGCCTCAATAATCTGTTTCCTGCCTTTAGCGTCCACAACTTCTATTGTCTCGGGTTCCACTTCCATTTCTGTGGCTTCTAAAGCTTGTCGCTGTTTCAGACCAGCCGCTGGTGACCTGTAAATTATCCAAGGAAAATCTGTTTTATTGGATCATCATTACATTTACTTAAACTTAGATCAATTTACAATAAGTCGTATTTTTAGtcaaagaaatgtttttttttattgcccttgtaggcagacgagcatacggcccacctgatggtgagtggttaccgtcgcccatggacttcagtaatgctaagggcagagccaagccactgccttcCTGCAGAGATATGTTGAAAGTGAATTAGAATGCAGCTAGAATATAGTAATATCTTTTTTATGATAATTGTCTTGCATTTGCAAAATCATAaccatcactacatagtataaaacaatgtcgctttctctgtccctatatccttatgtatgcttaaatctttaaaactatgcaatgGATTTTGAtatggtttttttaatagatagtgattgaagaggaaggattatatgtataataacatcctatagtgcagaaatcaataataaattactgtttccgaagcgaagcaagggggGGTCgcttgttaaataataattctcTTAATatgcaacatttatctttgtaaggGAAGGTGctttttatttagtactagcatcaacagtttgatgtttgtaattgagcttcaattaagtttacataattaaaatagctgaagaagtttttttgctatattctttctaaattttaattttcaaatggctctgttgtaaaattgcaaaaatgtcgcttaattaTGTTTTACGGTAGCATTGGTCGATATTGTGTAATAGTGTGTAATTGTTATTTAGTTGTAATAGTTTTTGTGAgagtttaaaaacataaaacaagacACTCCagtgtacaaatttaaaataaaaatttctgaCTCTTGTTGCATTGATATACCGGTACTTATTCACTTCATTCACATCCTGCTTCACAGTTTAAATACATTATTCGATACCATATATGGCTGTCGTATcacataaaacacaaaataacacTTACTTTATCAAAGAGATGTCTCTCTGGACTTCTCGCACGTCTCTTTGCCACTCTACCTCTCTGCCCTGTCTCAATCGCtgcataatataattattactcCTTCTCTGTCTGATCTCTTCCACTTTCTTCATAGCTTCGATTGTTTTAGTCCACAATTCGCGATTGTATTTCAAGGGCACATTTCGTCTCTTTTCAAACTCAAAGGATGGGTCTATAGACAATTCCTTACCCGCAGTCTTACGGTAAGCTTTAGTCCATTTAGTTTTACGgggattcttcttctttttaaacGCTGCGTGGCATTTTGAACGACAGAATCTGAAAATCTGAGGCCAGATTGGTTAGCTTGTTGAGTATGATAATCTTTTGGGGCATTGTTGTTTATAGACTCACTTTGCAGTCATTCCGGACAAATTGGATTCCGTGTCCAGGATAAACCCTGGATGAACAGAAATAACATGTTTCTATACGCATTTTATTGGTTTCAGGCACGTGTGGCGTGCACTGTTTTGACAGCAAACGTCAAAAAGAAACAGATTAtgcatacacttaaaatttgagaaaaataaataagatttttttatttttaagggattttaagacctggtaactaagacttttcggttaagtcttattttaatttatattttaatttttataaaaatgttatgtaaaatgaaatgaaacgaagataattaatttgagacattaatgaactgggatgaaattaaatgaaatgagatgagagaATTTGCGAACATTAACCTTGCTCTTGCAAGGGTAATgttaattggaaaactaccattaagtaatggttaattacagagcataatgcgactcggTGACGAACAATGCCGAATtgtgctgaagcttagttgagcagcCGCATAATGcactcttgtgctgtaattggaaaacggccataATTTCATCCCAGCTGATCTCAAAATTCTCAAATGAATCATGTTCATTAT
Above is a window of Bombyx mori chromosome 21, ASM3026992v2 DNA encoding:
- the LOC101746755 gene encoding probable ribosome biogenesis protein RLP24, whose translation is MRIETCYFCSSRVYPGHGIQFVRNDCKIFRFCRSKCHAAFKKKKNPRKTKWTKAYRKTAGKELSIDPSFEFEKRRNVPLKYNRELWTKTIEAMKKVEEIRQRRSNNYIMQRLRQGREVEWQRDVREVQRDISLIKSPAAGLKQRQALEATEMEVEPETIEVVDAKGRKQIIEAPVMVPATGELIEEGGDIEL